From a single Streptomyces sp. 1331.2 genomic region:
- a CDS encoding FAD binding domain-containing protein has product MDLNTVTELRDARQRGTWRPGDAWLGGGTYLFSEPQPHLRRLIDLSRMGWEPVRLTPAGDLEIAATCTIAQLSRFARGLDRPAAPLFEQCCRAFLASWKIWHMATVGGNLCNGLPAGPMISLTAALDGVCTVLSQTGGVRQVPVEAFVTGAGVKDLRPGDLLRSILLPARALQRRTAFRQASLYGLGRSGALLIGTRDPLDGELVLTVTASTVRPIRLRFPVPPNAEAVREAVAYRIAPEEYYDDIHGHPAWRRHMTFRLAEQLRRELVETPAAIAHRNEATEEDGR; this is encoded by the coding sequence CCTACCTGTTCTCCGAGCCGCAGCCGCACCTGCGCCGGCTGATCGACCTGAGCCGGATGGGCTGGGAGCCGGTGCGGCTGACCCCCGCCGGGGACCTGGAGATCGCGGCGACCTGCACGATCGCCCAGCTGTCCCGCTTCGCCCGCGGCCTGGACCGCCCGGCGGCCCCGCTGTTCGAGCAGTGCTGCCGGGCCTTCCTGGCCTCGTGGAAGATCTGGCACATGGCCACCGTCGGCGGCAACCTGTGCAACGGCCTGCCGGCCGGGCCGATGATCTCGCTGACCGCCGCCCTGGACGGCGTCTGCACCGTGCTCTCCCAGACCGGCGGCGTGCGGCAGGTGCCGGTCGAGGCCTTCGTCACCGGCGCCGGGGTGAAGGACCTGCGCCCCGGCGACCTGCTCCGCTCGATCCTGCTGCCCGCCCGGGCCCTGCAGCGGCGCACCGCTTTCCGCCAGGCCTCCCTCTACGGGCTCGGCCGCTCGGGCGCCCTGCTCATCGGCACCCGCGACCCGCTCGACGGCGAGCTGGTGCTGACGGTCACGGCCTCCACCGTGCGCCCGATCCGGCTGCGCTTCCCGGTGCCGCCGAATGCGGAGGCGGTGCGCGAGGCCGTCGCGTACCGGATCGCGCCGGAGGAGTACTACGACGACATCCACGGGCACCCGGCCTGGCGGCGGCACATGACCTTCCGGCTGGCCGAGCAACTGCGCCGCGAACTGGTCGAGACGCCGGCCGCCATCGCGCACCGGAACGAAGCGACCGAGGAGGACGGACGGTGA